A window of Hevea brasiliensis isolate MT/VB/25A 57/8 unplaced genomic scaffold, ASM3005281v1 Scaf7, whole genome shotgun sequence genomic DNA:
GCTGGGGAGGTTGCATTGAATGAACTACAGGTGTGCCACGAATGGATGCTTTTGGAGGATCCTCTGATGAAACATGTATTCTAGGACGCTTTTTTCCACTCTGCTGTTGCAGTTCAGTGTTAGGGGCAGTGACAGAAGTTGGTGCAGAGGAAAGGGAGACCTGCTGATCTAATTTAGATTTAGACGAGGAACAAGGTGTGATTTTGGCTTTTGCTTTTTCAATGATAAGAACTTTCTCTTCTTTCTGTTTTTCCAGTTGGACAATTTGTTCTTTGAGGATTGCAGGTGAGATGCCATCAATCTTGTAATCCGTGATGCATTTGACCACAGCTGTCAATGCTTTTACCTCTTTGACAATGGCTTGAATCTGCAAGGTTAATAAATCTTTACATGATATTCCTTAAGAAACTAATAATAGTCCAAAACAAAATACATTGTGATCATATACCTGCCCTCCAttagattttctctttttcttggaTAGTTGCTTAACATTCTTTTTGGAAGAATTGCTCAAATAGTCCTTTAAAATGGGTACCGGTGGGAACTTGTCGACCATATCTAATGCATAGATATATTTAACAGCCTCTATTGGCTGCTCCTTCTTAATGAGATTTTGAATAAAATCTGTTATGGCAAAGAAGTTACCGTAAATACCATCAAACTACTCAAAATGAGGCAATTGCTACTAGTAGTAGTAGTGAAAAGATATGTATGTTGCCATATGCAAAGAAAACTTCTCAACAGTTTCCATGAGTAACGCAAACTGTCACAGCATGGCATATTGAATAAATTAATGATGACAAAAATCAATACAGGACAAAGCACTTACTTGGGATCTTATCTGCTAAACCAAGTACTTGAACCAAATCAGCAGCCTCTTTACGCCACTCATCAGCATCCAGAAGAACAAGAAGTTTGTCTGCATCGAAAGTGGAGGCCAACCCATAGGCAGCTAAAAACTGTAGGAAACAAATGACCTCCAAATGATCATTTATCTTCTTTGCCAATGTTGTTTCCCAATAAAATGCAACTTTTTTAGCCTCTTCTTTTATATCAGGATTAATCTGGGGTGAGACCATCCTTAACTGCTCCAGCAATAAGATACAACTCTTTTTTGAAACTCGTAACTTGATGTCCTTATTTCCCTTCAAGTTGAAAGGATGggaagcattaattacatccaaAACAAGCCTTCCCGGATCACATGCAAGTCGAAGAGCAGCAGCAATCTTACTATGTTCTAAATCATTATCCTCATGTTTTTTAAGTAACAGTTTCAAATCCTCCTTACTCCTGTTAAAAGAAAAAGCTTTAGGCTTATGCTGAGGATCCAGGGATGAAGAAGCCTCCTTGCTTTCTAGTGGTGAATCTCCTAATGAGGATTGCTGAGTCTTTGCATGGAAAGGATCAAAGCGGGTTGCTAACCAAGTGAAACAAGAAACATTGATTACCATTAAATTGGCCAACAAGTGAATCAGAAATATAAACCAAAAGAGGCAGGCAAAAAAGAGCGAAGTTGCACTACAAAAGCTGAAGCATTGGGTTCTCTAGGTAAGAACCTAGTAACAAATGACAATGGGAATGCATATATACAAATTTATCAAGGAAGTGCAGATAATTTATGTCCAGAATTCAAAGAGGTCATGGCA
This region includes:
- the LOC131177667 gene encoding FRIGIDA-like protein 5; the encoded protein is MVINVSCFTWLATRFDPFHAKTQQSSLGDSPLESKEASSSLDPQHKPKAFSFNRSKEDLKLLLKKHEDNDLEHSKIAAALRLACDPGRLVLDVINASHPFNLKGNKDIKLRVSKKSCILLLEQLRMVSPQINPDIKEEAKKVAFYWETTLAKKINDHLEVICFLQFLAAYGLASTFDADKLLVLLDADEWRKEAADLVQVLGLADKIPNFIQNLIKKEQPIEAVKYIYALDMVDKFPPVPILKDYLSNSSKKNVKQLSKKKRKSNGGQIQAIVKEVKALTAVVKCITDYKIDGISPAILKEQIVQLEKQKEEKVLIIEKAKAKITPCSSSKSKLDQQVSLSSAPTSVTAPNTELQQQSGKKRPRIHVSSEDPPKASIRGTPVVHSMQPPQQHPPGFVATQGAPYMYPPPRHYSLAGYRPNNMQFDSYNSNVSSSYRWTNVNLGHWNPVPF